One region of Pseudoalteromonas piscicida genomic DNA includes:
- a CDS encoding DUF3429 domain-containing protein, with protein MHPYFNHIQLGYFGFLPFLACVAWTLMTGASSDVLHAFQFYSLGILAFMAGSLWRPEEQTYKQAILAVIVVIPYPLLSVAAPQWLLLYLATSYWLVYFIERSSSRWGDYHKDYQKMRTVLTSLVFVSHLFMIAQALELSA; from the coding sequence ATGCACCCGTACTTCAATCATATTCAACTTGGTTACTTTGGCTTTCTTCCCTTCTTAGCGTGTGTCGCATGGACACTAATGACTGGTGCATCAAGTGACGTGCTTCATGCTTTTCAATTTTACAGTCTGGGGATTCTAGCCTTTATGGCCGGAAGTTTATGGCGTCCAGAAGAGCAAACCTACAAACAAGCAATATTGGCCGTAATTGTCGTGATCCCTTACCCATTACTCAGTGTGGCAGCACCACAATGGCTGCTCTTATACCTCGCCACCTCATATTGGCTTGTATATTTTATAGAGCGCAGCTCGTCTCGCTGGGGTGACTATCATAAAGACTATCAAAAAATGCGAACGGTACTGACTTCCCTAGTCTTTGTTAGTCATCTATTTATGATTGCTCAAGCGCTTGAGTTAAGTGCATAA
- the ahpF gene encoding alkyl hydroperoxide reductase subunit F → MLDNQIKTQLQSHFSSLQRPIELVITVDDSKKSQELKGLAQDLASLSDKITLSESSEGERIPQMVVRGIETKSEITFAGVPMGHEFTSLVLALLHSGGHATKASADELELLRNIDKVLNFEVYISLSCQTCPQVVQALNLMAAVNPNITTTMIDGALFQEEVESRNIMAVPTVYLNGEQFSQGAVSLSDILLKLDSKAGEKQAALLNEKDVFDVLVVGGGPAGASAAIYAARKGLNTGVVAERFGGQVADTLGIENFISVQKTEGPKLVAQLEEHVNQYGVDVMKNQRAAAINKSETIDITLESGAVLKAKSVVLATGARWRSMNVPGETEYKGRGVAYCPHCDGPLFRGKPVAVIGGGNSGIEAAIDLANIVEHVTVLEFADTLRADEVLIKKAKSLANITIIKNAQTTEVVGDGNKVVGLNYTDRVSGGSHSLALAGIFVQIGLVPNTEWLQSSEVALSRFGEIEIDSKGATSLAGVYAAGDATSTPFKQIIIAMGGGATASLGAFDYLIRLGQDDEQAA, encoded by the coding sequence ATGTTAGACAACCAAATTAAAACTCAACTACAAAGCCATTTTAGCTCTCTACAACGCCCGATTGAACTCGTCATTACTGTTGATGACAGTAAAAAATCGCAAGAGCTAAAAGGGTTAGCACAAGACTTGGCATCATTGAGCGACAAAATTACGCTATCTGAATCAAGTGAAGGTGAGCGTATCCCGCAAATGGTGGTGCGCGGCATTGAAACGAAGAGTGAAATTACATTTGCCGGTGTTCCTATGGGGCATGAGTTTACCAGCTTGGTACTTGCATTATTGCATTCAGGCGGGCATGCCACTAAAGCATCAGCAGACGAGTTGGAACTTCTCAGGAATATAGACAAAGTATTGAACTTTGAGGTTTACATCTCACTGAGCTGCCAAACTTGCCCGCAAGTGGTGCAGGCTCTGAATCTCATGGCGGCTGTCAACCCAAATATCACCACTACCATGATTGATGGCGCTTTATTCCAAGAAGAAGTGGAATCGCGCAACATCATGGCAGTGCCAACAGTGTACTTAAATGGTGAGCAATTCAGCCAAGGTGCTGTGAGCTTAAGCGATATTTTATTAAAACTTGATAGCAAAGCAGGTGAAAAGCAGGCGGCATTACTTAACGAGAAAGACGTGTTTGACGTGCTGGTTGTCGGTGGTGGTCCTGCTGGTGCATCAGCGGCAATCTATGCTGCCCGTAAAGGGCTAAATACCGGAGTAGTTGCTGAGCGCTTCGGTGGCCAAGTTGCTGATACGTTGGGTATTGAGAACTTTATCTCTGTACAGAAAACCGAAGGTCCTAAGCTGGTTGCACAGTTAGAAGAGCATGTTAACCAGTATGGCGTTGACGTGATGAAAAACCAGCGTGCAGCGGCAATCAACAAGAGCGAAACCATTGATATCACGCTCGAAAGCGGCGCGGTGTTAAAAGCCAAATCTGTGGTATTGGCGACCGGCGCGCGATGGAGAAGCATGAATGTCCCCGGCGAAACAGAGTACAAGGGTCGAGGCGTAGCATATTGTCCACACTGTGATGGTCCGCTATTTAGGGGGAAACCTGTTGCTGTCATCGGCGGTGGTAACTCAGGCATCGAAGCGGCTATTGATTTGGCAAATATTGTTGAGCACGTCACAGTATTAGAATTTGCCGATACGCTTAGAGCCGACGAAGTGCTGATTAAAAAGGCGAAAAGTCTCGCGAACATTACTATTATCAAAAATGCGCAAACGACCGAAGTCGTTGGTGATGGCAACAAAGTTGTAGGCCTTAATTACACAGACAGAGTGAGCGGTGGCTCTCATTCATTGGCATTAGCCGGCATTTTTGTGCAAATCGGGCTTGTGCCAAATACCGAATGGTTACAGTCGAGTGAAGTTGCACTTAGCCGCTTTGGTGAAATCGAAATTGATAGTAAGGGCGCGACAAGTCTGGCGGGCGTTTACGCGGCAGGCGACGCAACCTCCACACCATTTAAGCAAATTATCATTGCGATGGGCGGCGGAGCGACAGCAAGTCTAGGCGCTTTTGACTACCTAATTCGCTTAGGACAAGACGACGAACAAGCTGCTTAA
- the ahpC gene encoding alkyl hydroperoxide reductase subunit C, which yields MSTSLINTKIQPFNATAYHGGDFIEVSEQDLLGKWSIVFFYPADFTFVCPTELGDLADYYAQLQEMGVEVYSVSTDTHFTHKAWHDASDTIKKIQFPMIGDPTGRITRNFGVMIEEEGLALRGTFVINPEGEIKVIETHDLGIGRSAKELVRKVQAAQYIASHDGEVCPASWQPGEETLAPSLDLVGKI from the coding sequence ATGAGCACTTCATTAATCAATACTAAAATTCAACCATTCAACGCAACGGCATACCACGGTGGCGACTTTATAGAAGTTTCTGAGCAAGACCTACTTGGTAAATGGTCAATCGTATTCTTCTACCCAGCCGATTTCACTTTTGTATGTCCAACAGAGCTTGGAGACTTAGCTGACTACTATGCACAGCTACAAGAAATGGGTGTCGAAGTTTACTCTGTCTCAACAGACACGCACTTCACGCACAAAGCTTGGCACGATGCGTCAGACACCATTAAGAAGATCCAATTCCCAATGATTGGTGACCCAACAGGCCGTATTACTCGTAACTTCGGTGTGATGATCGAAGAAGAAGGTCTAGCACTTCGCGGTACTTTTGTTATCAACCCTGAGGGTGAAATCAAAGTTATCGAAACGCATGACCTAGGTATTGGTCGCAGCGCCAAAGAGCTAGTACGTAAAGTGCAAGCAGCTCAATACATCGCATCTCACGATGGTGAAGTATGTCCAGCTTCTTGGCAGCCAGGTGAAGAAACACTAGCACCTTCACTAGACCTAGTTGGTAAAATCTAA
- a CDS encoding GGDEF domain-containing protein, translating into MPPLIIWIAIILFGGYMYYAGHYEYESYEELFWFGISFTLFNLITREIANPFLRLALLVYCAGLLLDIIDNFTNGFSIPLLNFDTSLKNIGFLLISFGFYCMITNKRASIAELKKEVERRKLLEERMRYEANHDAMTGVGSRRACFEGLKTHRFDNQWLLYLDLDNFKQVNDNYGHHIGDEVLIKFTQNMKDYFGLDYSFRIGGDEFIVYINTVLPDTDEVRAALLNGLLDYKINVSIGMVKVDPAKQADQLIHEADEHMYGDKRGKSLRSSARG; encoded by the coding sequence TTGCCACCATTAATTATATGGATAGCCATCATTCTTTTTGGTGGCTACATGTACTATGCCGGTCATTACGAATACGAGAGCTACGAAGAGTTGTTCTGGTTTGGTATTTCTTTCACTTTATTTAATTTGATCACCAGAGAAATCGCTAACCCGTTTTTGCGCCTTGCCCTACTTGTGTATTGTGCGGGGCTACTCCTTGATATTATTGATAATTTTACCAACGGTTTTTCCATTCCCTTACTTAATTTTGACACTTCTTTGAAAAATATCGGTTTTTTACTCATCAGCTTTGGTTTTTACTGCATGATCACCAATAAAAGAGCCAGCATCGCAGAACTAAAAAAAGAAGTAGAAAGAAGAAAATTGTTAGAAGAGCGGATGCGATATGAAGCTAACCACGATGCGATGACAGGCGTAGGAAGCCGTCGCGCTTGTTTTGAAGGGCTGAAAACACATCGCTTTGATAATCAATGGCTACTCTACCTCGACTTGGATAATTTTAAGCAAGTTAATGACAACTATGGTCACCATATTGGTGACGAAGTTTTGATTAAATTTACCCAGAATATGAAAGATTACTTTGGCTTAGACTACAGCTTTCGTATCGGTGGTGACGAATTTATTGTCTATATTAATACTGTGCTTCCAGATACAGACGAAGTAAGAGCGGCATTATTAAATGGATTACTCGATTACAAAATTAACGTCAGTATTGGAATGGTCAAAGTCGACCCGGCTAAACAAGCAGATCAGCTCATTCATGAAGCCGATGAGCATATGTATGGCGATAAACGCGGTAAATCACTCAGATCTAGCGCTAGAGGGTAG